In Dolichospermum flos-aquae CCAP 1403/13F, the following proteins share a genomic window:
- a CDS encoding Mo-dependent nitrogenase C-terminal domain-containing protein, whose protein sequence is MTTTAQTPYSSEQIIAWLRGLLTIAWADGNFDTQEQELITNLTKDELAPAVDWNTLEIIEPDELAAILGKGTPVAENFLRTAVMVAIADGIYSPSEDDLLQQLCQKLELQESLLTALRHTLEDTAQTNNFPSTGLQAPHPDALRPLRQWLDGLDIQDPRVAKFLCKMIPSQCPFERDVTLFGRKIVHIPPLCKINPLYEQMVGLRFRALSYLADDCGEDVTPYI, encoded by the coding sequence ATGACAACTACTGCTCAAACTCCTTACAGTAGCGAACAAATTATTGCTTGGTTACGTGGATTACTGACCATTGCTTGGGCTGATGGTAACTTTGATACTCAAGAACAGGAATTAATTACTAATCTGACCAAAGATGAATTAGCCCCTGCTGTTGATTGGAATACTCTAGAGATAATTGAACCAGATGAATTAGCGGCTATATTGGGTAAAGGTACGCCTGTAGCGGAAAATTTCTTGCGGACAGCGGTAATGGTAGCGATCGCTGATGGTATATACTCACCTAGTGAAGATGACCTGCTTCAGCAATTGTGTCAAAAATTAGAACTGCAAGAAAGTTTACTCACGGCTCTACGTCATACCCTAGAAGATACCGCACAAACAAACAATTTCCCCTCTACTGGACTTCAAGCCCCACACCCAGATGCCTTACGTCCCTTGCGTCAGTGGTTAGACGGTTTAGATATTCAAGACCCCAGAGTGGCGAAATTTTTGTGTAAGATGATTCCTTCCCAGTGTCCCTTTGAAAGAGATGTAACTCTATTCGGCCGGAAAATAGTTCATATTCCGCCATTGTGTAAAATTAACCCCCTTTATGAACAAATGGTAGGTTTACGCTTTCGCGCCCTTTCCTACCTAGCAGATGACTGTGGCGAGGATGTTACACCTTATATTTAA
- a CDS encoding copy number control protein — MDKNNEKVNKTDMVQVRVSLPEDYRRLFKAYCTEQNTDMSKRITELVETELKTAGKI; from the coding sequence ATGGATAAAAACAACGAGAAAGTCAATAAAACAGATATGGTACAAGTCCGCGTTAGCTTACCAGAAGATTACCGTAGGCTGTTTAAGGCATATTGCACCGAACAAAATACGGATATGAGTAAGCGTATAACTGAGTTAGTTGAAACTGAATTAAAAACAGCAGGGAAAATTTAG
- the fba gene encoding class II fructose-bisphosphate aldolase (catalyzes the reversible aldol condensation of dihydroxyacetonephosphate and glyceraldehyde 3-phosphate in the Calvin cycle, glycolysis, and/or gluconeogenesis), whose protein sequence is MALVPMRLLLDHAAEHGYGIPAFNVNNLEQIQAIMKAAVETDSPVILQASRGARNYAGENFLRHLILAAVETYPEIPIVMHQDHGNAPSTCYSAIKNNFTSVMMDGSLEADAKTPASFEYNVRVTSEVVNVAHSLGVSVEGELGCLGSLETGAGEAEDGHGFEGTLDHSQLLTDPDEAVDFVEATQVDALAVAIGTSHGAYKFTRKPTGEILAISRIEEIHRRLPNTHLVMHGSSSVPEDLLALINQYGGAIPETYGVPVEEIQKGIKSGVRKVNIDTDNRLAITAAVREALASNPKEFDPRHFLKPSIKYMQKVCADRYVQFGTAGNASKIKQVSLEDYAAKYAKGELAMRAAAKV, encoded by the coding sequence ATGGCTCTCGTACCAATGCGGTTGCTTTTGGATCACGCTGCTGAACACGGTTATGGTATCCCCGCTTTTAACGTCAACAACTTAGAGCAGATTCAAGCAATCATGAAGGCTGCGGTGGAAACAGATAGCCCCGTAATCTTACAAGCTTCTCGCGGCGCTCGTAATTATGCCGGAGAAAACTTCCTCCGTCACCTGATTTTGGCTGCGGTAGAAACCTATCCTGAGATTCCCATTGTCATGCACCAAGATCATGGTAATGCTCCTTCTACCTGCTATTCAGCTATCAAGAACAACTTCACCAGCGTCATGATGGATGGTTCTTTGGAAGCTGACGCTAAAACCCCTGCCAGCTTTGAATATAACGTGAGAGTTACCAGCGAAGTTGTCAACGTTGCTCACTCTTTGGGTGTCAGTGTTGAGGGTGAATTGGGTTGTTTGGGTTCTCTAGAAACCGGCGCGGGTGAAGCTGAAGATGGTCATGGTTTTGAAGGGACTCTTGACCATTCTCAACTATTAACTGACCCTGATGAAGCTGTTGACTTCGTAGAAGCAACTCAAGTAGATGCTTTAGCTGTTGCTATCGGCACAAGTCACGGTGCTTACAAGTTTACTCGTAAGCCTACAGGTGAAATCTTGGCTATTAGCCGCATTGAAGAAATTCACCGCCGTTTACCTAACACCCACTTGGTTATGCACGGTTCTTCTTCTGTACCTGAAGATTTATTGGCACTCATTAACCAATATGGTGGCGCTATTCCTGAAACCTACGGTGTACCTGTGGAAGAAATCCAAAAAGGTATCAAGAGTGGTGTGCGTAAGGTAAATATTGACACCGATAACCGTTTGGCTATTACTGCGGCTGTGCGTGAAGCTTTGGCTTCCAATCCCAAGGAATTTGATCCTCGTCACTTCCTCAAGCCTTCTATTAAATATATGCAAAAGGTTTGTGCTGACCGTTATGTACAATTTGGTACTGCTGGTAACGCAAGCAAGATTAAGCAAGTTTCTTTAGAAGATTATGCTGCTAAGTATGCTAAAGGCGAATTAGCAATGAGAGCGGCTGCTAAAGTTTAA
- a CDS encoding UPF0175 family protein: MSVVIPNEILTTTRMNEEEMKREIAIMLFQKEKLTLAQASRFAGMNRIAFQHLLASYQIPIHYGVEDFEQDIKNLREMGRL, from the coding sequence ATGAGTGTAGTTATTCCTAATGAAATACTAACCACAACTCGCATGAATGAAGAGGAAATGAAACGAGAAATTGCGATTATGCTGTTTCAAAAAGAAAAGTTAACTCTTGCTCAAGCTAGTCGCTTTGCTGGTATGAATCGTATAGCATTTCAACATTTACTTGCAAGTTATCAAATCCCTATTCATTACGGAGTAGAGGATTTTGAACAGGATATCAAGAATTTGCGGGAGATGGGTAGACTGTGA
- a CDS encoding glutathione S-transferase family protein produces MLLLQFSTSHYCRKARLALGYKGISYQVENLTPGLHILKVKPLTGLTTLPVLLPQIVGQPQTIADSTEIFKFLEGYQPEPALFLPNSEQQTQAAMLEDWLDESIGTATRFVYYQFRASEGKSIDPSLFSQMVIKIVRQQYGINDTTVELARKRLANALLVLSAYWQKSDYLVGSRLSIADIAAAALLSPLALIPDYRQEYPQVFERIINIHQLCAEPLPPGLEKLKIRN; encoded by the coding sequence ATGTTGTTACTGCAATTTAGTACATCTCATTATTGTCGCAAAGCCCGATTGGCATTGGGTTATAAGGGAATTAGTTATCAAGTTGAGAATTTAACTCCAGGGCTGCATATTTTAAAGGTCAAGCCCTTAACTGGGTTAACGACACTACCGGTACTGTTACCCCAAATTGTCGGACAACCCCAAACTATTGCTGACTCTACAGAAATTTTCAAATTTTTAGAAGGCTATCAACCTGAACCTGCTCTATTTTTACCCAATTCAGAACAGCAAACTCAAGCTGCGATGTTGGAAGATTGGTTAGATGAAAGTATAGGAACAGCTACTAGGTTTGTATATTATCAATTTCGCGCTAGTGAAGGTAAGTCAATTGACCCTTCGCTATTTAGCCAAATGGTGATTAAAATAGTTAGACAACAATATGGTATTAATGATACTACCGTTGAATTAGCGCGAAAAAGACTCGCCAATGCTTTGTTAGTATTATCTGCATATTGGCAAAAAAGTGATTATTTAGTGGGTAGCCGCTTGAGTATAGCTGATATTGCGGCGGCGGCTTTATTGAGTCCTTTAGCATTGATTCCCGATTATCGTCAGGAGTATCCACAGGTTTTTGAACGAATTATCAATATCCACCAGCTATGTGCTGAACCATTACCACCTGGACTTGAGAAATTAAAAATTAGAAATTAA
- the glgB gene encoding 1,4-alpha-glucan branching enzyme — MSTTTVAPEQVNRIVGNQHHDPFEILGSHLIEQNGKTVWAVRAYLPNASAAWVVVPEERKEYPMDTVHNPHFFECTIETPELKNYQLRIKEGEHERVVNDPYAFRSAHLTEFDLHLFSEGNHHRIYEKLGAHTTEVDGVKGVYFAVWAPNARNVSLLGDFNLWDGRKHQMRKGHTGIWELFIPEIGVGEHYKYEIKNFEGHIYEKSDPYGFQQEPRPKTASIVTDLNSYTWKDEDWLEKRRHSDPLSQPISVYEVHLGSWLHAASAEPAKLPNGETEAVVVVSELKPGARFLTYRELADKLIPYVKKLGYTHLELLPIAEHPFDGSWGYQVTGYFAPTSRFGTPEDFMYFVDECHNNGIGVIVDWVPGHFPKDGHGLAFFDGSHLYEHSDSRKGEHKEWGTLVFNYNRHEVRNFLVANALFWFDKYHIDGIRVDAVASMLYLDYCREPGEWLPNEYGGRENLEAADFLRQVNSLLFSYYPGVLSIAEESTSWPMVSWPTYTGGLGFNLKWNMGWMHDMLDYFSMDPWFRQFHQNNITFSMWYNHSENFMLALSHDEIVHGKSNIIGKMPGDEWQKLANIRCLFAYMFAHPGKKTMFMSMEFGQWSEWNAWADLEWHLLQFEPHRQLKDFFQSLNHFYRSEPALYTQDFDQAGFEWIDCTDNRHSVVSFVRRDKNSDDFMIVVCNFTPQPHSHYRIGVPEKGFYTELFNSDARQYGGSNMGNLGGKWTDDWSLHNRPYSLDLCLPPLGVLMLKLDKQKSAQVME; from the coding sequence ATGTCCACAACCACGGTCGCCCCTGAACAGGTTAATCGCATTGTTGGCAATCAACATCACGATCCCTTTGAAATTCTGGGTTCTCATCTCATCGAGCAAAATGGTAAAACTGTCTGGGCTGTGCGAGCCTATCTCCCAAATGCCAGCGCTGCGTGGGTAGTAGTTCCAGAAGAACGGAAAGAATACCCCATGGATACAGTGCATAATCCACACTTTTTTGAATGCACCATTGAAACCCCAGAACTAAAAAATTATCAGTTACGCATTAAAGAAGGGGAACATGAGCGAGTGGTTAATGATCCCTACGCTTTCCGTTCTGCCCACTTAACAGAATTTGATCTACATTTATTTAGTGAAGGCAACCATCACCGCATTTACGAGAAATTGGGAGCGCACACCACAGAAGTAGATGGTGTCAAAGGCGTTTATTTTGCCGTTTGGGCCCCCAATGCCCGCAACGTTTCCTTATTGGGAGATTTTAACCTGTGGGATGGACGCAAACACCAGATGCGGAAAGGACACACAGGCATTTGGGAATTATTTATTCCCGAAATCGGTGTAGGAGAACATTACAAATACGAAATCAAAAATTTTGAAGGGCATATTTACGAAAAATCCGATCCCTACGGTTTCCAGCAAGAACCCCGGCCAAAAACCGCATCTATTGTCACTGACTTAAATTCCTACACCTGGAAAGACGAAGACTGGCTGGAAAAGCGGCGACACAGTGACCCCTTGAGTCAACCCATTTCCGTTTACGAAGTCCATTTAGGTTCTTGGTTACACGCTGCTAGTGCTGAACCTGCCAAATTACCCAATGGGGAAACTGAAGCTGTAGTTGTCGTTTCTGAACTAAAACCCGGCGCTCGGTTTCTGACTTATCGGGAACTAGCAGATAAACTCATTCCCTACGTTAAGAAATTAGGATATACCCATTTAGAACTCCTCCCAATTGCCGAGCATCCCTTTGATGGTTCTTGGGGTTATCAAGTAACCGGTTATTTTGCGCCTACTTCCCGTTTTGGTACACCCGAAGACTTCATGTACTTTGTGGACGAATGCCATAACAATGGTATTGGTGTCATTGTAGACTGGGTTCCTGGCCACTTCCCCAAAGATGGACATGGTTTAGCTTTCTTTGATGGTAGTCACTTGTATGAACATTCTGATTCCCGCAAAGGTGAACATAAGGAATGGGGGACTTTAGTATTTAACTACAATCGCCATGAAGTCCGTAATTTCTTGGTGGCTAATGCCCTGTTCTGGTTTGATAAATACCACATTGACGGAATTCGGGTTGATGCGGTTGCTTCCATGCTCTACCTTGATTATTGCCGAGAACCAGGAGAATGGTTGCCTAACGAATACGGTGGTCGAGAAAATTTAGAAGCTGCTGATTTTTTACGTCAAGTTAATAGCTTGTTATTTAGTTATTATCCTGGTGTGCTTTCCATTGCGGAGGAGTCCACATCTTGGCCAATGGTATCTTGGCCTACCTATACGGGCGGATTGGGCTTTAACTTAAAGTGGAATATGGGCTGGATGCACGATATGCTGGATTACTTCAGCATGGACCCCTGGTTTCGCCAGTTCCATCAAAACAATATTACCTTTAGTATGTGGTATAACCACAGCGAGAACTTCATGTTAGCTCTCTCCCATGATGAAATCGTCCATGGTAAGAGTAATATCATCGGCAAGATGCCCGGTGATGAATGGCAGAAGTTAGCTAATATCCGCTGTCTGTTCGCTTATATGTTCGCTCACCCCGGCAAGAAAACCATGTTTATGAGCATGGAATTTGGTCAGTGGAGTGAGTGGAATGCTTGGGCTGATTTGGAATGGCATCTATTACAGTTTGAACCACACCGACAGTTAAAGGATTTTTTCCAGTCTCTTAACCATTTTTACCGTTCTGAACCTGCTTTATACACTCAAGATTTTGACCAAGCAGGGTTTGAGTGGATTGATTGTACTGATAACCGCCATAGTGTGGTTTCTTTTGTCCGTCGTGACAAAAATTCTGACGATTTTATGATTGTGGTTTGTAATTTTACACCTCAACCCCATTCTCATTATCGTATTGGTGTGCCAGAAAAGGGTTTCTACACTGAGTTGTTCAATAGTGATGCGCGTCAGTATGGCGGTAGTAATATGGGCAATTTAGGTGGTAAGTGGACTGATGATTGGTCTTTGCATAATCGTCCTTATTCCTTGGATTTATGTTTACCTCCTTTGGGTGTGTTGATGCTCAAGTTGGATAAACAGAAATCTGCACAGGTAATGGAATAA
- a CDS encoding DUF29 domain-containing protein has protein sequence MTTNLQSTSLSSYLYEQDYCSWLETTAKLLRNHQLDHVDFEHLIAEIEDMGKEKRRELKNRLIVLLMHLLKYQYQSEKRSSSWVSTIWEQFYQIESLLEDSPSLKPYYLELFSDCYLKAVRAASTETKLPIDSFPTESSFLPDDLTNPDFITMQLSSEI, from the coding sequence ATGACTACCAATTTACAATCTACATCCTTGAGTAGTTATCTTTATGAGCAGGATTATTGTTCGTGGCTAGAAACGACAGCTAAGTTATTGCGTAATCATCAATTAGATCACGTTGATTTTGAGCATTTGATTGCAGAAATAGAGGACATGGGGAAAGAGAAAAGACGTGAACTTAAAAACCGACTCATAGTTTTACTCATGCACTTACTCAAGTACCAATATCAATCTGAAAAACGTTCTTCTAGTTGGGTAAGTACAATTTGGGAACAGTTTTATCAAATTGAATCTTTATTGGAGGATAGTCCTAGTCTCAAACCTTATTATTTAGAACTATTTTCTGATTGTTATTTAAAAGCTGTTCGCGCTGCTAGTACGGAAACTAAATTACCTATTGATTCTTTTCCCACAGAGTCTTCTTTTCTCCCTGATGATCTGACTAATCCTGATTTTATCACCATGCAATTAAGTTCAGAAATTTAA
- a CDS encoding glutamate--cysteine ligase yields the protein MFSFGIEHEVAFLNHQGKFADFQNTKFADFQQIVDKLPIYPTDYPQLRVGDAGIKKKRWYIEGFERFSDSEEVIDCVAKGIEIRTTIHSTIQGAIDELTASFILLRDVAANFGFSPVLASFNPYTCVFKPQPPLNDFEIRQLQAYPDEQTAHIYMVSYGPDLNISMANLSTERLIDIGKKLTYYSPYIIPFSYSSPFYNGGLWEGLSVRTFIRTGKRSATLVFLETAEELIKSVPSLTKIARIPSEVGRIEFKACDSCDNFAIYAGLLALLKGLVLDETLPGRAMIPDANLHQISAKSGFENEDIFLNSYKLLQVAEIALKDDPDLEFLTPLKVILSEKKTKSHELIQLFQNLGSIEATLKKSYNR from the coding sequence ATGTTCTCCTTTGGTATTGAACATGAAGTTGCTTTTCTCAATCATCAAGGAAAATTCGCAGATTTCCAGAATACAAAATTTGCAGATTTTCAGCAAATTGTTGACAAATTACCTATCTATCCCACTGACTACCCACAATTAAGAGTTGGTGATGCTGGGATTAAGAAAAAGCGGTGGTATATTGAAGGATTTGAAAGATTTAGCGACTCTGAAGAAGTAATTGACTGTGTAGCTAAAGGTATTGAAATTAGAACAACTATCCACTCTACTATTCAAGGAGCAATTGATGAATTAACCGCAAGTTTTATTTTATTACGTGATGTTGCTGCTAATTTTGGTTTTTCACCTGTTTTAGCCAGTTTTAATCCCTATACTTGCGTATTTAAACCACAACCCCCATTAAATGATTTTGAAATTAGGCAATTACAAGCTTATCCAGATGAACAAACTGCTCATATTTATATGGTTTCCTATGGACCAGATTTAAATATTTCTATGGCAAATTTATCTACTGAAAGGTTAATTGACATTGGTAAAAAGTTAACTTATTACAGCCCTTACATCATTCCTTTTAGTTATAGTTCTCCTTTTTATAATGGTGGTTTATGGGAAGGTTTATCAGTGAGGACATTTATTAGAACAGGAAAAAGATCCGCAACATTAGTTTTTTTAGAAACAGCAGAAGAACTGATTAAAAGTGTGCCTTCATTAACAAAAATTGCCCGCATTCCCTCAGAAGTAGGACGGATAGAATTTAAAGCTTGTGATAGTTGTGATAATTTCGCTATTTATGCAGGTTTATTAGCTTTATTAAAAGGTTTAGTATTAGATGAAACTTTACCAGGTAGAGCTATGATACCTGATGCTAATTTACACCAAATTTCGGCAAAATCAGGCTTTGAAAATGAAGACATTTTCCTTAACTCTTACAAACTTTTACAAGTTGCTGAAATTGCCCTTAAAGATGATCCCGATCTTGAATTTTTAACTCCATTAAAAGTCATTTTATCCGAGAAAAAAACAAAATCTCATGAATTAATTCAGTTGTTCCAAAATTTAGGTTCAATTGAAGCCACTCTCAAGAAAAGTTATAACAGGTAA
- the cobU gene encoding bifunctional adenosylcobinamide kinase/adenosylcobinamide-phosphate guanylyltransferase: MSKVILVTGAARSGKSEWAEDLAINSGKTVVYIATATQNPDDQEWLARIQKHQQRRPQDWITLSVPVELTAALAQSQPNTCLLVDSLGTWVANFLEDEDLVWENTVREFLEILPLVAAEVIFVAEETGWGVVPAYPMGRKFRDRLGALVRQLGTICEPVYLVTGGHVLNLSLLGVPLPAKNRTLNLQTSIDISSQ, encoded by the coding sequence ATGAGTAAAGTGATTTTGGTGACTGGTGCAGCCCGTTCTGGTAAAAGTGAATGGGCGGAAGATTTGGCGATAAATTCCGGCAAAACTGTAGTGTACATCGCCACGGCTACACAAAATCCAGATGATCAGGAATGGCTTGCACGGATTCAAAAACATCAACAACGTCGTCCTCAAGATTGGATAACTCTGTCTGTACCTGTGGAACTGACTGCTGCGTTGGCTCAATCTCAGCCTAATACTTGCCTGTTGGTTGATTCTTTGGGAACTTGGGTGGCTAATTTTCTCGAAGATGAAGATTTAGTTTGGGAAAATACTGTGAGGGAGTTCCTGGAAATTCTGCCGTTAGTTGCGGCTGAGGTGATATTTGTGGCAGAAGAAACTGGTTGGGGTGTAGTTCCAGCTTATCCTATGGGGCGCAAATTCCGCGATCGCTTGGGTGCATTAGTTCGACAGTTAGGGACAATTTGTGAACCTGTTTATTTGGTTACGGGTGGTCATGTTCTGAATTTGAGTTTATTAGGTGTACCGTTACCAGCAAAGAATAGGACATTAAATCTTCAGACATCTATTGACATTTCTTCACAATAG
- a CDS encoding peptidoglycan D,D-transpeptidase FtsI family protein, with amino-acid sequence MVKSSIKTKLRNLRNLEFRRQRKFSKQSQIGNIDPKIPENPPNIKLRLLAVWGVLMIAMLGLAFNLYQLQIVQGKKLTQKARNQQMVNLRPYMPRRPVVDRGNNILAIDRPVYNVYSHPKLFDLSQEEIAEKIGPVIGREKADLVKIFQSKRSGILLASGVSEDITDKLISLRLNGFEFIQKYSRFYPQDDLVADVVGYVNLDRRGQAGVEYSQEKLLERSGQTVRMSKSGNGSLMPDYATEGFLHFDDLKLQLTIDSRVQRVARGALKEQMTKFSAKRGAVVVMDAVDGSILALVSQPTYNPNQYAKSDISLFRNWTVADLYEPGSTFKPVNVAIALENGAIKPDDTFEDPGSIKIGIHTIKNAEKTGYRRLTIPEILQTSSNIGMVRIIQRLKPSIYYNWLERLGLGQKVETDLPFEVMGQLKSQEQFISSTIEPATTSFGQGFSLTPLQLVQLHGALANGGKLVTPHVVRGLIDSQGVTHYSLTLPEPRQIFSATTTQKVVEMMETVVNVGTGKAAKISGYRIGGKTGTAQKASPNGGYIKGARITSFVAILPVESPRYVVFAVVDEPKGENAYGSTVAAPIVKTVMESLIPIEQIPPSQEKEEKKK; translated from the coding sequence ATGGTGAAGTCATCAATTAAAACAAAATTGAGAAATTTACGTAATTTAGAATTCAGACGACAACGAAAGTTCTCTAAACAATCTCAAATAGGAAATATTGATCCGAAAATACCGGAAAACCCACCCAATATTAAATTACGATTGTTGGCTGTGTGGGGTGTGTTAATGATTGCCATGCTAGGGTTGGCATTTAACTTATATCAGTTACAAATTGTTCAGGGAAAAAAGCTGACTCAAAAGGCACGAAACCAGCAAATGGTCAATTTACGCCCTTATATGCCCCGTCGTCCGGTAGTAGATCGGGGTAATAATATATTGGCTATTGACCGTCCTGTTTATAATGTCTATAGCCATCCCAAGTTATTTGATCTATCCCAGGAGGAAATTGCTGAGAAAATTGGTCCAGTTATTGGCAGAGAAAAGGCTGATTTAGTTAAAATATTCCAAAGTAAACGCAGTGGAATTTTACTAGCTTCTGGTGTTTCTGAAGATATTACTGATAAGTTGATATCACTCCGCTTGAATGGGTTCGAGTTTATTCAAAAATACTCTCGATTTTATCCCCAAGATGATTTGGTAGCAGATGTGGTGGGCTATGTTAATCTTGACCGTCGTGGTCAGGCTGGTGTGGAATATAGTCAGGAGAAGTTACTAGAACGTTCTGGACAAACAGTTCGGATGAGTAAGTCTGGTAATGGGTCATTGATGCCGGATTATGCGACTGAGGGATTTCTGCATTTTGATGATTTAAAACTGCAATTAACTATTGATAGCCGTGTGCAACGGGTAGCCCGTGGGGCATTAAAAGAACAAATGACTAAATTTAGTGCCAAACGAGGCGCAGTGGTTGTCATGGATGCGGTTGATGGTTCAATACTTGCTTTGGTTTCCCAACCTACCTATAACCCAAATCAATATGCTAAATCTGATATTTCTCTGTTTAGAAATTGGACTGTGGCTGATCTTTATGAACCGGGATCAACTTTTAAACCTGTAAATGTGGCGATCGCTCTAGAAAATGGTGCAATCAAACCAGACGATACTTTTGAAGATCCTGGTTCGATTAAAATCGGGATACATACGATCAAAAATGCCGAAAAAACTGGTTATCGCCGATTAACTATTCCTGAGATTTTACAAACTTCTAGTAACATTGGCATGGTGAGAATCATTCAACGATTAAAACCATCCATATACTACAACTGGCTAGAACGTTTAGGACTAGGACAAAAAGTTGAAACGGATTTACCCTTTGAAGTTATGGGTCAACTAAAAAGTCAAGAACAATTTATCTCTTCAACCATTGAACCAGCCACAACATCTTTTGGACAAGGTTTTTCTCTAACTCCACTACAACTGGTACAACTACATGGTGCATTAGCTAATGGGGGCAAATTAGTGACACCTCATGTAGTCCGAGGATTAATTGATAGTCAAGGAGTAACGCACTATTCACTGACTCTCCCAGAACCACGGCAAATTTTTTCAGCTACAACTACTCAAAAGGTTGTGGAAATGATGGAAACAGTAGTGAATGTGGGTACTGGTAAAGCTGCAAAAATTTCCGGATATCGCATTGGTGGAAAAACGGGAACGGCCCAAAAAGCTAGTCCTAATGGTGGATATATTAAGGGTGCAAGAATTACCAGTTTTGTCGCTATTTTGCCCGTGGAATCTCCTCGTTATGTAGTGTTTGCAGTTGTGGATGAACCAAAGGGAGAAAATGCCTATGGTTCTACAGTAGCTGCACCAATTGTGAAAACTGTGATGGAATCACTAATTCCTATTGAACAAATTCCTCCTAGTCAGGAAAAGGAGGAAAAGAAAAAGTAA
- a CDS encoding DUF3368 domain-containing protein, which translates to MIVVSDTSPINNLAAINQLHLLQQLYGTVLIPEAVYQELTDPDFPVAGAKEVQTFTWIQIRAVEDRTMLKALSSELDPGEAEAIVLALEMKAEQVLIDERRGRMIAARLNLHYTGILGVLVEAKSQGFISTVKPLLDDLINKAGFWVTEPLYKSVLRLVNETK; encoded by the coding sequence GTGATTGTTGTCAGCGATACTTCACCCATTAATAATCTTGCAGCTATTAACCAGCTTCACTTATTACAACAGCTTTACGGAACAGTTCTAATTCCTGAAGCCGTTTATCAAGAATTAACCGATCCTGATTTTCCCGTAGCGGGTGCAAAGGAAGTACAAACTTTTACTTGGATTCAAATCCGTGCAGTTGAAGATCGGACGATGCTTAAAGCACTTAGCAGTGAACTTGATCCTGGAGAAGCAGAGGCTATAGTTTTAGCCTTAGAAATGAAAGCAGAACAAGTTTTAATTGATGAACGTCGTGGCCGCATGATTGCTGCTAGACTTAATCTCCATTATACCGGAATTTTAGGAGTTTTAGTAGAAGCCAAAAGTCAAGGTTTCATTTCTACTGTTAAACCTCTGTTAGATGATCTTATTAATAAAGCAGGATTTTGGGTTACTGAACCCTTGTATAAAAGTGTCTTACGGCTAGTTAATGAAACAAAGTAA